The genomic stretch GGCAACAAATTGATTGATCGTTGTGAAGTCGGTCGTGCTAAATTCATGAACCAGTTGGTTCACATGTGATAGATCTGTACTGCTCAGCTCATCGACTTGCTGTATCGCATAGCCAAGATTGGTTGTCCCAAATCGCTGCACCAACTGACTTACGAGTGAAAGGTTTGCATCGCCCATCTTCTCGATCAACTGCGTCAATTGGGTTTGCTCAACGGCACCCGCTTCGTGAAGCAACTGGCTTACGCGTTCAAATTTGGTCACACCAAGCTCATGCACCAACTCACTCACTCGAGTGAGGTTTCGTGTACCAAATTCATGGACCAGCTCGCTCACTTGAACGAGGTTGGTGGCACCATATTCGCTGACCAGCCCACTCACTCGCATGAAGTTCGTCGCACCAAATTCATTGACCAATTTGCTCACTAATACGAGGTTGCTTGCACCCAATTCGTTGACCAAATCGCCCACTTGCACCAAGTTGGTGGTACCAAACTCGTCGATCACCCGACGCACTTGCGCGAGCTCGGTGGTGGTGATCCGATTCTGCAGATCGTTTACTTCACCAGATTCAGCACCAGCAGGATTTTGTAGCCGTCGGCTGTCTTGGGCAAGATCAGATGTGCCAAGCTCCGGCGACACTTGTGTTGCCTGCACCGCTTTGAGCAGCGGGCTCTGTAAATGGTGCTGGATGCTGGCCGACATGGTGCTCTCTGTCGTGACCAGTGATTGTATGGCTCGCGGCAACGTCCGCAACGGCCATGGAAACTCAGCGTCATCGAGCACAACTCGCTTACTCGCTGCCGCTTGCGCAGGTAGGTGCCTGCTTTTGTCCGCCAGTTTGCGCGGTACAGGCATCGGCATCCCGAGCAGGTCAGTGATCATGAGATGTCCCGCCAATTGGCGGTTCAACCGATGTTGGTTGCTAAAATAGGTTGCAAAGGGCCGCACATCCAGCAGATCAGGATGGGACTGCGACACAATCCGCAGCGCCTCCCGCACCGGATGGGCCTGGTACATGTAAGTTGTATCATGAAGCAAGCCAGCGCTTGCCTCATGGTTGCTCTCCTCTTTCATAACCGCTCGGTACTTGACCATCTGCTGACTTAGCTCAACATACGGCTGCAACACTTGCACGTGACGGCTCAGGTGCGTAGAAAAGCTTCGCAACACCTGATCGCCTCGCGAAGGTTCTAACTGCGTGCGGTCAAGTCGCGTTTGAAGCGTCTGATGATGCTCCAAAAGCGTCCGTAGCATCTCTCTCACCGTGCGCACAGTTCCATCCTCGAAAGCACTGCGCTCTGCTTGATCGAGGGCTACGGTCAACTGCCCTGTCTGAGACAGTGCGGTCATGCGTTGTGCCGCTTGGACAGGCGCTTGTGCCAACAGGGTTTTCAGTCGCTGGCGCACTGATAATAAAGGGAATGCATTGTCTTTCTTGTCTGTGTAAAAAATTTGAATCGGCGTCCGAATCCCCCCGGTCACCATGTTGGTAACCGAGTGTTTCAACACCTTCATTTCGTTTCGAACTTGCGTGGCAAATGCTCCCTTGCCCAGGGTCTCAACCGTATGCGTCGTCGCCTTGCTTTCGCGCTGCAGCATTTCGATCTGCCCGCGCAGCTGTGCCAGCAGTTCGGCCATTTCCGGACTGCCCTCTTCCGCTTCCAACAGCTCAAGTTCCCGAAACACCAGTCGTAAAAAGCCCAAGTAATCATCATGGGAAAATCCATATTTCCCAAGAATCCCTTGTGCAAAATCAGCGTTCAACAAGCTGCTAGAAGTGGTTTGCAGTTCAAACGGTTGAAGCACGTTCATCGCTGTCACTTTCCTTTGATAAACTTGATTCCCTGATGCACAAGTTCGATCGTCTCGATCGCCAAATTGCTCTGTGTTGCATTCAGATCAGGCCCCGACCATTTGACCGGGTACGCATTGACAAACGTCCAGCGGCATAACTCGTGATCCTTTTTGTCATACATGATCACCGCACCGCTTTTTTTCTGAATCTTGCCGTCTCTCGTGTTGAGAAACCATTTCCAAAGCTCGTCCCCGTTACTCACCCCGCGCTTCAATACGAGCGCCGGGTACTTCGTATGTTTCGGAAAACGGTGGACAAAAATGTTCACGCCGCCTTCCTGGTACTCTTCATACTCAATCTCTGCCTGCAAGCCGGTCACTTCGCTGAACCCGGCCACCTGGATCCCGTCCAGTTCCACTTTGAACCGAAAGCCGGCGACAACATTGCGCGGTTTGATCTGGGCCATTCGAAGTCACCTCATGTCCTTAAAACTCGCCAAATATATCAAACGGGTTATCGCTTGGCTTCTCCCCGTTCAGATTGCGGTTGATCCGCGAGATTTCATCACACCATCTGCGGCGCTCCTTGTGCTCCATCGACATGATCTCGTCATGCGACCAGTGGAAATAGTAAGCGATAAATCCTACTTCCTCATAAATCTTGTCGACGGGATATAAGGTTATGCTCCGCTCGTTCCCGGAAGAAAAGCCATGTCAACGTCAAACTCATGATCGCATTTGGGGCAAGCTGTCTTCACCTGTACACCATCTCCTTCATTAATCTGACGGTAGAAGTTTTGCAAAAACGCCAGATCGGCCGTAAAAAACCGCTCAACTGTGCGCGTGTCGATCATGTTCAAATCACCAAGACGCGTGATCACCCGCGACAGCAAAATGATCGAGAGATAACCCGGATTCGACTGAACTCGCGGATCGCGCATCGGGAGAATCTCATCGGCTGCCGTCGCCAAACGCATGACACCGCGCTTGTGCAACGTGCCTTCTTCGTCTACATACCCTTTAGGAAGAATAAATTCATATTCGGTCTGAAATGCCATTGCAAGTTCCTCCTCCATCATGCGGATAAATAGTAGGGAAAACAAGAGGACAAAAACGCCCTCTTGTTTTCCAAAAAATTACTTCGTACGTTTCATGCCTTCATGCGCGATTTCAAGCGATTCGATCGTCACTTCGGACGCGGTCGCGTTGAGATCCGGGCCGCTGTACTTCATCGGCCAAGCATTGATGATTTGGAATGCAGCTGCCTCGGCGCCTGTCTCATCCATCACGGTAATCGTGATCGACTTGCGCACGATCTCGCCTTTTTCGATGTACTGGAAGATCCAGTTGAACAGTTCCATGTTATCGGTCATACCGCGTTTGAGCGTGATGTTGCCATACTTGGTCAGGCCCGGCAATTTGCGCGGGGTCGTGACTTCGGTGCCTTCACGGTACTCGACAACATCGACAGATGCATCGTAGCCGGACACTTCGCTGAAGCCCGCCGAAACGATGCCGTCATATTCCACTTTAAATCTAAACTTGCGGTATGGATCTTTACGGTCAGACATACCTTTACCCCTTTCCTATGAAAATCGCGAATTAATTGTCGCTCGTTTTTTGCGTGAAGCGGAAGATGACAAATTCGGCAGGTTTGACCGGCGCGATACCGATCTCACAGATCAAACGGCCATTGTCGATGTCATCTTGTGTCATCGTCGTGCGCCCAATGTTGATATAGAAACCTTCGCCCGGGCTTGCCCCGACCAGAGCGCCGGTGCGCCATACGCCGGTCAAGAACACGTCCATCGTGCGTTGAACGCGTGCCCAGAGCGGCTCATCGTTCGGTTCGAATACCACCCAGTTTGTGCCGCGCAGCGTCGATTGCTCAACAAAGATGAACAGACGGCGCACGTTGACATATTTCCACAGGCCGTTGCTGGACAGGGTGCGTGCACCCCAAACGCGGATCCCTTGGCCGGTGAAAGAGCGGATCAGGTTGACGCCGATCGGGTTGAGCGACGCTTGCTCCGCGTTGTTGTACTGGCAGTACAAGCCGGTGCAGTTGCGCACCACTTCGTTCGCCGGTGCTTTGTGCACACCGCGGGTCGTGTCGGAGCGGGAGTAGATGCCCACGATCGAACCGGACGGCGGGATGTAGTTGCTGCGTTTCTCCAGCGGGTCGAATACTTGCAGCCACGGACCGTACAGCGCCGCGTAGGAGCTGTCGAAGTAGTTGCGGTGCTCGGCAACTTTGTCCACTTTGGTCGTCTCTTTCGGAAGATCGAGGACGGCGAAGCGGCTCTTCAGGTTTTCACAGTGCGCAACCAGGTTCAATTGCACGTTCGGATCGGTCACGCCAGGAATTGCCAAAATCGCAACTTCGTCGTTATCCACAAACGCTTCCAAACCGGTACGTCTGCCCGGGCCATCGTCCACGCCATTAAAGTCGGATGCGATCATCGCACGCGGATTGCCGTCAGTGCCTTGAGTCAGCACGATGTCGAACGTCTTACCGTCATCCACACGACCTGCGATGATCTGGAACGGAGTTTGTACTTCCTCCGCTTCCGAATGGGTGCGATACAAGTCGGTCACCGAGATGATGTTCGACTTGCCGAGCACGTTGACGACATAGTACGGGCTTTCGATGTTGAAGGAGAGGTTTTCAAACTTCTCCGCCTCATCGCCGTAGGACGCTTCCAACGAGAACTCGCAGGTTTGGATCGTCTTTTTCGGGATCAGGTCGTTATCGACCACTGCGCCATCCAGGGGATTAGCAAGTGTGATCACGCCGTCTTTTGCAAAGACGATTTTGTTGTACTGCTTGTTGCCTTCTGCGTCGGTGAACACCACCACATCACCTGCGAAGAAACCGTCAGCACTTTTCAGTTTGTACTTCGGCTCTGCATCTTCAACGATCGCGGTGATTTGGGTTTTCGCCTTGTTGTTGTTGCCGATGACCACGCGGACTTGGTTGCCCCATGCCCCTTGGTTCTTCGCATCGACTTGCAGGTTCAAGGTATCCTTGTTCTCCTCGGTGAGGTTGCTTGCAGCCACAGCATCGGACGGCACAACGCGCGTCACGAAGCAACGGCCACCGCCGTTCAGGAAAAAGTGCTCGACTGCGTACGCCAAGTAACGGTATTCACCGTATTGGTTTTCGGACAGGTAGCTCCCGTAGATGCGGCGGAAATCGTTAAAGCTGGTGACCAGTTGCGGCACCCCTACAGTCGGTCCGCGTTGTGCGCAACCGATGAATCCTGCGGTGCTGGTGCTGACGCCTTCCATCGGCACTGAGCCGCTGTCAAACTCTTCTACATATACTCCAGGCGTTTTGTACTCTGGCATCTATGCCCTTCCTCTCTGTTTGGATTTGATCTATCGTCAACTTGCGAAATCGTCAAGATTGACTGCGCGTAGATTGAGCAATTTACTTTCTTCGACCCTCACCTCCTTGCAGAATTCACGTTCCGCGACCCAGATGCTAAGCCGCACATCAAACGATGCGCTCTTGCAATTGCCAAAAGCGAGTGCGACTTCGCCCCGCGCATCTGTCCATGTGTCCACACATGGCAAAAGCGAGGCGCCCCGCGCATGGTTGCCCACAAGCGGCGTTGTCAGTAAGTAGGTGCGGCTCGCTTCCTTGACATCGGCGATCGACAACGTCTGCTCGCCGAGCGAGTAGCGTTCTCCGACCCGCACCCGCCCGCTCAAGCGGGACAGGAAAAGCTCGTGGGAACCACCTGTCGCTTCTTCCAAAAGTTTGGCCTTGGTCGAAGATTCCGACACCGCAACGCCACGCACCCGCACCCCTGCCATCGCAATCCCACGCTCATCCCTCAAGGCGGCGCGAATCAAGGTCGTCTCTGCTGCAAAGGGATAGGATGGCTTGGGCGTCAGCGGCACGATCACGACCGGGTACAGCGGGTCGAGTTCCTCAAGCGAGACGGTGACCGTTTCGGAAAAATAGAACTCGGCCTGCACATGAGCGGTATAGGTTCCCGTCTCCAAATTCTGAAACACATACATCCCATTTGTTTTCTGCAGCGGCGGCCGCAACAGCCCGTCCGCTTGTACAGCACACTTTCCAAGTGGAATACCTGCGTTAAAACTGTCGATCAAATGGAGCACAAGTAAGCGTTTTCCTTCTGTCATCACGCTTCTCCAAACGTATCGCCGCGCTCGACGATGCGTCCGACCGGTTTGTCCTTACCGGAATCGATGAAGATCGGACCGGCCACGAGGTTAAAGGACAGCTTGTACGGCTGATTCGGAAACAAGGTGATCGCCGTGTGCAAATTGATCGGCTCACGCATGACCACTTTAAACTCCTCATTGGCATCGGCGAGCGCTCCTTGTAGCACCGACCCTTTGACCCACGAGTTATCGTTCAACACCTGCAAGGCCCGACCCATGATTCTCTGCTCGTCGATCGATCGGGTCTGGAGGTCGGCGTTCGAGTGTGCTGTCAGCAGATAGTGCAGATCGACCGCCATCGGCGGGTCTTTCACCGAAGAGCCGTTGTCGATCAGATAGGACTGCTGAGCCATCCCATTCTGCTCAATCTGATAAAGAAAGAGGGAAAGAACAAAATCTCCCTTATCTGCAGGCGAGGCCAGACCGATCATTTCCGGCTGCGGAATCGGATCGGGCGTCATGTTCGTTCGCAACAGTTGCACGAGCGTTCTTCCGACATCAGCAACTACAGTAAAATCTGCCATGGGCCTACTCCCCCTACACGCCTAAATATTCTTGGAATTCATCAAGCTCGTGCTTGAGCAAAAGTTTTCCCGTTTTTCCAAGTTCATGCTTGATCGCTCGGATGATGTGTTTCATTCCGACGGGACTTCCCGTCTCTACCGCCAGAAACGCGGCCGAGATTACGATGTTTTTGATATTCCCACCTGCAAATTGGAACTTGTCGGCGAGATAGCGGAAATCGAGGTCGTCATCCAGCGGCGTTTCCTTGGGAAACGTGCCGCGCCAGATCATCTCCCGATGTTCAGCGTCAGGGAAGGGGAACTTGATCACATAATTGATGCGCCGCATGAACGCTTCGTCCATGTTCTGCTGAAAGTTGGAAGCCAAGATGGTAATACCTTCGTACTCTTCCATTTTTTGCAACAGATAGGCCGTTTCGACATTGGCGTATTTGTCATGCGAATCTTTCACTTCTGAGCGCTTGCCAAACAGTGCATCCGCTTCATCGAAAAACAGAATCGCGCTCGAAAGCTGCGCTTCGGCAAAGATCGCTTGCAGATTTTTTTCCGTTTCCCCAATATATTTTGAAATGACTTGTGATAGGTCAATTTTGTAGATCTCAAGGTGTAGTTCGTTGGCGATCACCTCTGCCGACATGGTCTTCCCCGTGCCCGGCGGTCCGGCGAACAGCATGGACAACCCTTTACCATATGACAATTTGCGGTCAAATCCCCACTCTCCGTAGACGATCGAGCGGAATTTCATCTGGTTGCAAGCATTTTTCAGGTTGTCCTTTTGCTCATCAGGCAGAATCAGTTGATCGAACGTGTAGCGCGGTGAGATCCGCACCGCTTTCTTCTCCAAATTATGCTGAACTTGCGCGTAACAGGCTTGGTACAAAGAAGCGAGGTCAATCGGGGCATCGGAGTCGACCTTCCAGTGTGCGTTCGCTTGGGCAGCACGCAGCGACTGCTCGATCTGGCCAATCGTAAAGCGAAACTTGCCTGCTACCGCCCGCCAATCGAGGTCGGCTGCCACCGGGTAGGTCGCACTGGCTTCCTCCCAAACCTTCTTGCGCACCAAGTCGGGAGGAGTTTGCAATGCCAAGTCGATAAAGACGTGCCCCTGCCGAAGTTCTGCCGCTTTCCAAGGCGTTTCAGACAGGAGAAACACTAACCCCTGAAAGCGGTCTAACGCACCCTTCAGCCAAAAGATATGTTTGCGCTGCAGGGCTTCCTCACCTTCGAGCAGCACGTGGACGTTCGAAAAACCGAGCGCCGCTTGCTGCAATTTTGCTTCCCGAACAGCTCGTAGCAAGATGTCGATCAAAGGTCGCTCTTGCTGCAACGCTTCGCGCAGGTTGACCAGCACCAATTTTCTACCAAGGTGCTGTGCCAAATGGCAAACTTGAAGCCTCTTCCCAGATCCAGGGTTGCCAGAGATTAGAAAAAGCAGCGCTGACTCATACCGACTGGTGTCTACAAAGCGGCGCAACCGCTCCTGTACTTCGCCTTCCCAACGCAAAGGTGGAAGTGCCGTATCAGGATCGAAACACACCGCACAGCCCGCCAATTCCTCATCGTAATCCCCGTTTTGCAACAAAAAGCGGATCATGCGCGGATCGAGGCGTAATTTGTTGGACAAGAGTGTATCTTGCGCCCCATCGTCCGCTTTCAGAAAATAGGAAACGAGCGTCCCATTCGGTGACAACTGCTCGATGACAGCCATCATCTCCTCTGGGGTCGTACACAATAGTTTGAGGATCAGATCGACCGTCGGGCTCTTGGCGGTCACATCGTCTTGCAGATAGGCATAGAGCTTTTCATATTTGCGATGCACTTCGACGGCGAGGCAGACCAACAAGATCTGCTGCTCCAATCCGGAGAGTTGAAACACGTCCGCCACATACGGCAGCGGCAAAAAGACGCCCTCCGCTTCGCTTTGCCCGAGCCGCTCCACGATCCCAGCTTCCAGATCGTACAACGCAGCCGCGCTGAGCAACGCTTCCCCCTGAAAGGAAAAGACGGGCTCTTCCAGCAAGCGGTAGACTTCCTGTTCGGAGACGACAAGCCCTTTGAACGGGTCCATCGGGTCGTCTGCAGGCAAACCTCCCGCCTGTTGTCGCTCCAAGAGCAAGCCGATTTTCACATCCAGCCATTCAAGCAGATCGGCCAGATGTTCAAGTCCGTTTTCGTATCCCCTCTGTTGTCTCATGGTGCCTCCCAATAAATTGACAAAAACCGACATAAATCTTGTTCGATTCTATTTTATACCATCTGAGCGGCTATATCTAGCTAGATTTTTCAAGTTTATGATAACTTCTTACAGAAAGATTTATATACAAGAAAAAGGAAATAAACAGATAAATGACTTGAGTTGTTTACACACCGCTCAGGATATACATGACGAATCGCAATTTGTAAGTTGGGCGCAGGCAAATGACACCCCTCACAGCTGTCCGTAATATGTTGTAGTGCTGAAGAAATAAGATTTTCTAATGATGATTATTAGATTTTCTTATGAATAAACGCACGAGGAGGACCGCTGTGAACCAATCTTGGTTGAAAAAAAGTTGGCAAGGCACGGTGCTGATCTACTTTCTGCTGCTCGTCGCCTTACCGATCATACGCGTGTATGGGGAAGGATTTTCTCTCGGTTGGGATCGCTTTTGGGAAGCGGTCGCACACCCAGTGGCCTGGCAGGCTGTGATGCTGACCGTAAAGCTGTCTGTGCTCGCCATGTTGTGCAACGTGATCATCGGCAGCCTTGTCGCTTGGGTGTTGGTTCGATACCGCTTTCCAGGGCGACGCCTCTTACATTCTTTAGTCGATTTGCCGTTTGCCCTGCCGACAGCTGTTGGCGGGTTGATGATTTTACTGCTGCTCGGTCCGTCCAGCCCACTCGGCCAATTTTTTGAAAAGAACGGCTGGGAGATCGTCTATCACCAGCCTGCGATCGTATTGGCCATGGTCTTTGTCACCTTTCCGTTCGTGGTGCGCTCGATCCAGCCCTTGCTTGAAGAACTCGACCCAGCCGAGGAAGAAGCGTCCTATACGCTCGGGGCGACACCAACGCGAACGTTCTGGCAGGTCATCCTCCCTGCGATCCGCCCAGGTGTGATCGGTGGCGCCTTGCTGGCTTTTTCCAGAGCGCTCGCCGAATTTGGGGCTGTGGTTCTCGTCGCTGGCAACCTGCCAGGCAAGACGCTGGTCGCATCGGTCTATCTCTATGGACAGATCGAGAGCTACAACCCACAAGGCGCCGCGGCGATATCGGTCGTGCTCCTCACCTTGTCCTTTCTGATCCTCTGGGGCGCCAATCTCCTTCAAGACAGGAGGTCTCGGGGATGAGAAAAGGGTTGATCCTGCTCACCTATTTCTTCTTTGTGGCCCTGTTGATCCTCCCGCTCGGAAAAATGATCGCATCGGCATGGGAAACGGGTCTGACCGGGGTGCTGGAGGTGCTCACGCGAAAAGAAGTGCTCCATGCGCTAGTGCTTTCCGGGCTCATCACCGTCATCGTCACCCTGTTGAACACGCTGTTTGGCGTCAGTTTAGCCTTGTTTTTGGTGCGCGGCAGGAGATGGAACCGACGCATCAAGCAGGTGCTGAACTCGATGGTCGACCTGCCCTTTGCAGTCTCTCCTGTGATCGGCGGTCTGATGATCTTGCTGTTGTTTGGACCCCAGACGGTGCTTGGCACGTTCTTCGAAGGAATCGGGATGCCAATTGTGTTTGCGCTGCCTGGCATGGTGATCGCGACGCTGTTTGTGACCTTCCCGCTGATGGTGCGCGAAGTGATGCCCGTGCTGCAAGAAACGGGCACCGAGCAGGAAGCAGCAGCCTATACGCTGGGGGCGAACGCCTGGCTGACCTTCTGGCGGGTGACATGGCCATCGATCCGCTTTGGTGTGCTGTATGGGTTCGTGCTGACAGCAGCC from Tumebacillus algifaecis encodes the following:
- a CDS encoding phage tail protein, which translates into the protein MAQIKPRNVVAGFRFKVELDGIQVAGFSEVTGLQAEIEYEEYQEGGVNIFVHRFPKHTKYPALVLKRGVSNGDELWKWFLNTRDGKIQKKSGAVIMYDKKDHELCRWTFVNAYPVKWSGPDLNATQSNLAIETIELVHQGIKFIKGK
- a CDS encoding DUF6760 family protein produces the protein MTLYPVDKIYEEVGFIAYYFHWSHDEIMSMEHKERRRWCDEISRINRNLNGEKPSDNPFDIFGEF
- a CDS encoding phage tail protein, yielding MSDRKDPYRKFRFKVEYDGIVSAGFSEVSGYDASVDVVEYREGTEVTTPRKLPGLTKYGNITLKRGMTDNMELFNWIFQYIEKGEIVRKSITITVMDETGAEAAAFQIINAWPMKYSGPDLNATASEVTIESLEIAHEGMKRTK
- a CDS encoding phage tail sheath family protein, producing the protein MPEYKTPGVYVEEFDSGSVPMEGVSTSTAGFIGCAQRGPTVGVPQLVTSFNDFRRIYGSYLSENQYGEYRYLAYAVEHFFLNGGGRCFVTRVVPSDAVAASNLTEENKDTLNLQVDAKNQGAWGNQVRVVIGNNNKAKTQITAIVEDAEPKYKLKSADGFFAGDVVVFTDAEGNKQYNKIVFAKDGVITLANPLDGAVVDNDLIPKKTIQTCEFSLEASYGDEAEKFENLSFNIESPYYVVNVLGKSNIISVTDLYRTHSEAEEVQTPFQIIAGRVDDGKTFDIVLTQGTDGNPRAMIASDFNGVDDGPGRRTGLEAFVDNDEVAILAIPGVTDPNVQLNLVAHCENLKSRFAVLDLPKETTKVDKVAEHRNYFDSSYAALYGPWLQVFDPLEKRSNYIPPSGSIVGIYSRSDTTRGVHKAPANEVVRNCTGLYCQYNNAEQASLNPIGVNLIRSFTGQGIRVWGARTLSSNGLWKYVNVRRLFIFVEQSTLRGTNWVVFEPNDEPLWARVQRTMDVFLTGVWRTGALVGASPGEGFYINIGRTTMTQDDIDNGRLICEIGIAPVKPAEFVIFRFTQKTSDN
- a CDS encoding DUF4255 domain-containing protein, which produces MADFTVVADVGRTLVQLLRTNMTPDPIPQPEMIGLASPADKGDFVLSLFLYQIEQNGMAQQSYLIDNGSSVKDPPMAVDLHYLLTAHSNADLQTRSIDEQRIMGRALQVLNDNSWVKGSVLQGALADANEEFKVVMREPINLHTAITLFPNQPYKLSFNLVAGPIFIDSGKDKPVGRIVERGDTFGEA
- a CDS encoding ATP-binding protein, coding for MRQQRGYENGLEHLADLLEWLDVKIGLLLERQQAGGLPADDPMDPFKGLVVSEQEVYRLLEEPVFSFQGEALLSAAALYDLEAGIVERLGQSEAEGVFLPLPYVADVFQLSGLEQQILLVCLAVEVHRKYEKLYAYLQDDVTAKSPTVDLILKLLCTTPEEMMAVIEQLSPNGTLVSYFLKADDGAQDTLLSNKLRLDPRMIRFLLQNGDYDEELAGCAVCFDPDTALPPLRWEGEVQERLRRFVDTSRYESALLFLISGNPGSGKRLQVCHLAQHLGRKLVLVNLREALQQERPLIDILLRAVREAKLQQAALGFSNVHVLLEGEEALQRKHIFWLKGALDRFQGLVFLLSETPWKAAELRQGHVFIDLALQTPPDLVRKKVWEEASATYPVAADLDWRAVAGKFRFTIGQIEQSLRAAQANAHWKVDSDAPIDLASLYQACYAQVQHNLEKKAVRISPRYTFDQLILPDEQKDNLKNACNQMKFRSIVYGEWGFDRKLSYGKGLSMLFAGPPGTGKTMSAEVIANELHLEIYKIDLSQVISKYIGETEKNLQAIFAEAQLSSAILFFDEADALFGKRSEVKDSHDKYANVETAYLLQKMEEYEGITILASNFQQNMDEAFMRRINYVIKFPFPDAEHREMIWRGTFPKETPLDDDLDFRYLADKFQFAGGNIKNIVISAAFLAVETGSPVGMKHIIRAIKHELGKTGKLLLKHELDEFQEYLGV
- the cysT gene encoding sulfate ABC transporter permease subunit CysT; translation: MNKRTRRTAVNQSWLKKSWQGTVLIYFLLLVALPIIRVYGEGFSLGWDRFWEAVAHPVAWQAVMLTVKLSVLAMLCNVIIGSLVAWVLVRYRFPGRRLLHSLVDLPFALPTAVGGLMILLLLGPSSPLGQFFEKNGWEIVYHQPAIVLAMVFVTFPFVVRSIQPLLEELDPAEEEASYTLGATPTRTFWQVILPAIRPGVIGGALLAFSRALAEFGAVVLVAGNLPGKTLVASVYLYGQIESYNPQGAAAISVVLLTLSFLILWGANLLQDRRSRG
- a CDS encoding sulfate ABC transporter permease subunit, which produces MRKGLILLTYFFFVALLILPLGKMIASAWETGLTGVLEVLTRKEVLHALVLSGLITVIVTLLNTLFGVSLALFLVRGRRWNRRIKQVLNSMVDLPFAVSPVIGGLMILLLFGPQTVLGTFFEGIGMPIVFALPGMVIATLFVTFPLMVREVMPVLQETGTEQEAAAYTLGANAWLTFWRVTWPSIRFGVLYGFVLTAARSLGEFGAVLVVSGNIINRTQTATTLVYQEVEDFHFVAANTVATVLVMLSILILLLLEWSKQRKDGILHADSNT